The Hemiscyllium ocellatum isolate sHemOce1 chromosome 20, sHemOce1.pat.X.cur, whole genome shotgun sequence region tttgggggtaagcccttcatcaggtatttttccagtgccaccctttttgactcctGCGAGGACTGTTTGGAAAAGGGACTGCCTTTTTTCTCCACCACATAATCCATGTCCCTGTCTGTGATGAGCAGGGGAGGGAGCCTTCCTTCACTGTGTGACGGACTGCTCCTGGCTTGCAGAATCTCCAGGTGAGAGGAGCTTTATATACAACACAATGGTGTGAATGCCAGAGGGCCCGAGCAGCAGCACCTCCCCAGTTGTGTGTTTCCCTTAGAAAGGAGTCCAAGAGGCCATTTACATCATTAACATGGTGAAGAGTGTAAAAGCATGCCCTACGTCATGGTGGACCCAGTCCCAACAAAATACTTCAACTACAAATAAGAAAATTTTGGGTAATGCCTCTGATGCTTTCTCTTCCCACAGCAGGCGAAATTCCCTCAGAGTCAGCTGTATTCGGAATTCCATGTGGTTCCAACACTCACCTGCAGCTTACATTGTTGGAAAGGCCATTCAAGTTATCTAGGCTATCATGATTAGTTAAAGGGAGTTGATGGGCCGGTGGTACTATCACTAGACTCTACATCCCAAGACCAAGGTAAtggtctggggacctgggttcaaatcccaccattgcagatGATGGGATTTGTGTTCAGGAACacaatctggaattcagagtctaacGATGACTATGAAgctgttgttgattgtcaggaaagcTCCATCTGGTTTATTTAACTCCTTATCTGGGTTGGCATACaaatgactgcagacccacaatgCTTTTAACTGTCTCTGGGCACTTTGAGATGGCCAATAAGTGCTGGCATGGCCAGTGATGaacatatcctgtgaatgaatgaaacatgAGGTATCACATTGATTTGCTAAATAGGGAGCATTAAGACTGCAATGAAGGATATTTTTTATTAGGTTTTGATGGATTTGATTTCTACAAAAGTCATTTTGGTAACAACCATAACAGAGATTTCTCTAAATATACAGCCACTAAATCAATATCTGAAGGAATATGCCTTCCGTTTTGACCCTTTATCATCTttatttcaattccagatttccagcaagcCCACATTGTCATATTATAAGTTTTCCTATTTCAAAAGTTAGGTACTCTCATGTTATACATAGCGGTGCAGAAACGAATAAGTAATTCTGAACTATTATGAATTTATATTGTGTATGGAGCAAAAGTTAATAAAGCAAACTTTCACTGTTCCCTTTCTTTTTAGAGCAAAGCAATCATTTCAAATTATCTGCAGAGATCTGGGCCACTAGATGCTGTTGCTTTGGATGCGATTGGCGGTCCATTACTGTGTACTCTCAGTGAAGAGAACCTCAGGACCATACTTCCCAGTGAATTGAAGTGAGTGGCAGGCTCTCTAAAGCTACATTAACAGATAAATATTTGATGCTTCATCCACTCATGTCAAAAATCAATGCTGCCTACAGTAAAGTGACGTATATTTTAGCATACAatccaaatgcaggcaattgaaGAGGAAAACAAGGGAACAGTTTGAGATTTTCACTTGCTGTCAAACAGCAAATGGAAGTGTTTTATGCAGCATGCACTGATGCAAACTTGAGCTCCTACTGCACAAATATATTGGAAAGGCAATactgaaaggaaaaataaacaacTTGATGCCTCCATCTTTAGTAGAGCCTAGAAAGTGTTCAAACTCGCAGGCAAACTGCCTTCACAGTGACCCAGAAAACGTCAAAGAGTCCGGGATCACTTTGTAAATCGACAATTTCTGTTTAAATAAAGCAAAGTGGAATGACAATCCCATCAGAGAACTCAGACCAACAAAGTCCTCAAAGTATTCATGTTAACAAAAAAACATAACCATTCTGTTACAGGAAAGCCAGGCCACTGAATATTTCCACGTGTACCCAGGCGAAGAAAGACATACTCTTTGGGATCGCTAAAGTTGCATTCCAGGATCTTGCTGGTGATCCCAAAGCCTATTTTAACCAACTCAAGCCATATATTGGTAAGCTACATTACAATCTGCTTTGATGATAATTTGAAGAATTGTACAAATTAATTAATTTGCAGTTCATTGCAAGCTTGAGTACACCAAGGAATTATCCAAGAATGTTTCTTATTAATTCCAAATGGATTAAATCTTCCATTTTACTTCATTtttatgaagagcttatgttgatAAATAACGAGCTGACAGTTCTTTCTGTTCTCTAAAAGGTGGTGCACAAGCTTCTGATTTACAAAGATTAGCTCCTGGCAACATCAACATGGACTTCCAGACATTCAGCAGCCTCAATCCAGTGGAAGTGGAAGTAGGTATCATTGAGGCCTGCAACAACATCGAGCACTTTAACACATCAGACAGGAACCAGAGCTTAGACACGGTGCCCATCAACAGGAATTCATTCACTCCATCCCATGTTCATCACCACAGGCCACCTCCTTGCTGCACAACTGCTATAGTTATGAGATCCTGCCTGAACTAGCAACCACAACTGTGTACTCAGACTGGGGTGTCCTCAGACTGGGTGTACTCAGACTGGGGTGTCCTCAGACTGGGTGTACTCAGACTGGGGTGTCCTCAGACTGGGGGTGTACTCAGATTATTTGACCGTTGTTAAGCGAAGAATGCCATAATAAACATTTCAGTTGTTATTCATTTCTATGCCTGTAATGGAAGTGAAGTGATGCAGGGTCAACCACAGATGGCTGGTTCACAACTGCCCAGTTGTGTTAGTTTCAAAGAGCAATTCCATCCCAGACATCTCAAATTAAAGAGACATTTCATAGCACCACTCGGTTAGAGCTACACAGTTTAGGTTGATTGGGGACAGTTATATCAAGAGTGGAATTAAAAATATCAGAACAATATTATTAGCAGAAATGAAAGACTTAAAGTTGAAGCAGAAACTATGTTAACCACTTATTATTAGATTGGATAGGTGGCTGAAGGGCTCTGGAAACATTTGGGATGAAGGTTTACACATTGGTAACAGGAAATAGATAGGCGCAATATTCTGTTTCTGCATTGCTTATGTAAATGATTCTTTCTGAAATAATTCAATAACAATGTGGAACCAAGAGTGAGGATAATGGTGTCACTGAATTGTGACCAATCCATGTCTTTCAGAAACTCACCGTCCAGAACATTCGAGATCTGCTTGGAAATAACCTGAATTCCCTTAAAAAGAATGAAGACCATGAAATCGTGCGGCGTTGGGTTAACTCACACACGGTGGATGAGGTCACGAGTCTGGGAATTGGTCTCAGTGGTGGAATATCACCAGCTGGACTCGGTAACTTTTCATTTCAGGAACGTAAGTGGCATTTTCTATCAGTTGTTCTGACATGAACAGTGTAGCAAGGATTGGTTGGTTCCATCATgggacaacattttaaaaaaaactgcatcacCTTGAGGTTTCTACATGTATTCAAAcatgcagatttaaaatgaaGCAAGCATTTAATCTAGAGAGTACAAAGACTGTACCTTTTTATTTATGCACTTTTGAttatggactgaaatgggaaaagaagaGGTTTAAAAGCCAAGGATTGTTGAAGAATtgatgcactttttaaaagcaagctACCTGACACCATTGTAAGTGCTGCTAACATATTGCTTGATCAAGGAGTGGGAAAAGTCTAGTTGCAGATGGGCTGGTGTTAGGTGGTTGTATATAAATGGACATTCAGCTGGCAACAAGCAATTAACTGGTCTGTGAAACTTTGACCAGTTAACAATGACAAAGttcttctgcctgccaacacATTTGTGATTGGCTCCCAGGCAGCTGAAAAGCTGAGAGCTGTGAATTTTTAGGTCAGGAGGCATCAGATTAATAGATGGGAAGCAACTGGTTTTGTCCTGCAGTAAAAAGCATCTCAAATTTGAAAATAGCCAATTTTTTTGTCCCCTTTCCAATCGTTGCAAGCTGTAACATTTAATCAGTAAGTTTGTAAATCACCCTGGGCTTCCTGTAAGGAAGTGAAAATATTTGGAGAAGGAAGATCAAGAagctgcagtctatatcttcaagGTCTCATCATCTTCATCCTAGAGGGCTTAAGGAACTGGCCTTAGAAATAACCGATGCATTGGTGGTTATCTATCAAGATTCTACAGGCTCTGGAACAGTTCAatggattggagggtagctaatatgaacttcactgtttaaaaaaaggaggtAGAGAAAAAACAAGGGATAATAAATCGGTTAGCCTGCCATCAGCATTAGAGaaatgctagaatccattatCAAAGctttaatagcagagcacttggaaagCAGTGACAGGATCAGGCAGAGGTCTGCCTGGATTAATGCAAAGTAAAGGACGTAATGAAGGGATTTGATAAGGGGGAGCCAGTGGGTGCGGTTTATTTGGACTTGCAAAAAAACTTGAGATAAAATCCGACATAAAAGATTAGCATGTGtgaaattaaagtgcatgggattggtCATAATGCACTGACACAGATACAGAATTGGAAGCAGGAGTAAGCAAAGaacaggaataaatgggtcttttttctCAACAGCAGGCAGCAATTAGtagggtactgcagggatcaccCCAGCTATTCATTAAATAAATGATTGAGATGAGGGAACTCTTTGCAAACTCccccaaatttgcagacaacacaaagctgggtgggagagtGAATTGTGAGGAAGACAGagtgatgcttcagtgtgatttggacaagttgagtgagcaggttggcaggactgatgtatggagagagactggatcTGTTCagactatattcattggaatttagaagaaaggGACTCACAGCAacccataaaattctaacagggctggtcAGAATAAATGCAGGAAGGGGTTGCAGTCTAAGGATACTGTGTTGGCCATTTCATACTGAGAAGAGGAGAATATTTCTTCACCAGGGTGTGATAAGCCAGTGGAATTCTCTACAACTGAAAGTGGTGGAGtgtaaacattgaatattttcaaagagttagatacagttcttcTGGCTAAAAGGATTAAAGGATACAGGATGGAAGTAGAAATGAGGGACTGAGTTAACAATCAGCCTTTTCCTACTTCCATTTTCTATGATTAGCTAAAGGGTCATCTCAGCCAAACCTTATCAACAGGGATCACTGAACTGTTTCTCATCTTTCCTTCCATTCAGAACATCCAAGGTACTTTTTGTATCTGcttatatagattagattagattacttacagtgtggaaacaggccctttggcccaacatgtccacaccgaccaccgaagcgcaacctgcccagacccattcccctatatttaccccttcacctaacactatgggcaatttagcatggccaattcacctaacctgcacatttttggactgtgggaggaaaccggagcacccagaggaaacccacgcagacacggggagaatgtgcaagctgtacacagttagttgcctgaggcgggaattgaacccgggtctctggcgctgtgaggcagcagtgctaaccactgtgccaccatgccgccccgtATATGTGCATAGAGGGGGAGTTTCATACATGGTTAGAGTTTTAACCAGTACAATTATATGTTGATGGTTCACAAATTGTTTATCTGAAGTTGGAATCTatatatttgtaataaatagtaattcttatGAAGTGCAGAAACCGAACACATGTTTTCTGTCAACCTTGGTGTAAAAGTAAATTGGGGAATCCTATGTACTTTCTAAAAGCTTAACGTTTGTGATGATTCTGGTAATAGCTTGGCTGTATATCCAGCTGCCCCAGTGAGGTATTACAACAGATTCACAATTACTTCCAATCACCCTTATAATACTGTACAGAACCAGTGACAAACTGAGTTTCTTGTGTGCAACTGGAAGaatagaggaaatggtggaggagggTATGATTACAACACATGATGATACCAGATGACTCTTTGAGAGTTCTCTACACTTATTCTCATATTTCTTATAATTGTTCAGCATTGGATTAGAttcttttttaaattagattagattccctatggtgtggaaacaggcccttcggcccaacaagtccacaccgaccctccgaagagcaacctaccctgactaacgcacctaacgctacaggcaatttagcatggccaattcacctaacttgtacatctttggactgtgggaggaaaccggagcacctagacgaaacccacgcagacacgtggagaatgtgcaggctgcgcacagacagctgcccaaggcaaggattgaactcaggtccctggcgcagtgaggcagcagtgctaactactgagctaccatgccgcccTAAATATTAAACCTAAATTCTAAGTCTGTTTGATCTTACTACTGATGACCTTGCTTTGAGCACCTCTTGTGCAGTTGTAACCCTGTATACCTTGCCCGGTccaagcaccctatgatctgtatgtccctgtttgctatgatctgcctgtactgctcgcaaaatacttaggtacatgtgactacaataaatcaaatcaaatcagatcatttaaaaggtatctggatgggtatatgaataggaaaggtttagagggataagggctaaatgctggcaaatgggattagattaataaaggatctgtttccatgttgtacagctaaaaaaaattgaaacatgCTATTTGCAGTGAAGTGATTCTGTGAAAGCTGTAAATAAAAATTAACTAACACTGGCTCAAATGGTTAACGGTTACCATGGAGAAAATTGTTGAtcttcatttttgtttcattttgcagTGCCTGGTTCTGCTTCAGTCAACAGCTACAGTCTCCTGCTCTCCATCTGCGTCACTGTGATGGGAATCACATTGCAACACCTTTCATAAACTGCAAATCAGCCTATTGTGCTATCAACGGAAAGGATCAGAGCTCTTTGACTGATGTCAAAGAAAGTTTAACAAACTGAGTAACTGAAGTGAAATCTGCTTGTAATGATCCATTTTTAAGTAACCTTAAGCCAAACTAAGCTAGACAACGTTCTGATTATGTATGAAATATAATATTTTAAGGACTGATTTGGATCACAGCCAGAATGACAATCCACCAGCAATGGGTGAAGTGTTAGTGATTATCAAATCTTGCATTCTAATCTTTCTTAATTTTTGTATTTATAGGATCCTTATGGAATGAATAAAATTCTAATTTGATTGTATTTACTTGAAACTAGTAATCTGAGGTCATTTTCAACATGTGCTGGTTATTAAGAGAGGAATAAATCTTGAATTCTTGACAGTTGTCTGTATAGTTGCCCTGTCAAGtgatagtgctgaaaatgtgttgctggaaaagcgcagcaggtcaggcagcatcctgacctgaccttggatgctgcctgacctgctgcgcttttccagcaacacattttctgctctgatctccagcatctgcagacctcactttctcctgtcaagTGATAGTGCCAAGAGTCTCCATCAGTGCAGACTGTGGCTCTTAAAGGAGTTTTCATTTCGAACCTGAATGCCTGAGTTAGCTTATCTCTGTGGgacaacatttcaggtgtaaaaGTTTATTTTAGTGATGAGGGATATAAACCACATTTAAAGTTCCTGCCACTGATCTTTACCTCATTACCCATTTTGGAAGTACATCTTCCTGTCTTCAATCTGTGGTTGAGCTGTGATCCTTTACAATTCAACAAAGTCTTTGTCTGTAGTCCCCTCACTCATAGAACTGATAACTTTCATGATAAAGAACAGCCAACAGAAAAGGCTACAGGCAAATGTTCAACAGTTGTCAGGTCTAACAGTGAAAAAGGGGACCTTTGCTGATAAAATGATATTAAATTAAGCAACCATTTTTCTATATTAAAAAGTATTTTGTGCAATTATTATGTTTACACCGCTCAATGACTTATCATGCAATGTTCTTGCATAgtatatttattaaaattaatgCATGATGAACCAATTGATCAATTTACTTTGCTCTGTTGTGTAAGAAAAGGATATTTGCAATGACAATATAAGTGCAAACATCATGGAGCGCTTGTGGCACTGGTAGTGCCCACACCTCTGAGCCAGAGATTcagattcaagtctcacctgctgtagaggtgtgccataacatctctgaatactaAATACAAGCAACAGTCAGGTCACCCAGCCAGATATGATCTGGAAATACTTGGACATTGTT contains the following coding sequences:
- the LOC132825246 gene encoding mesothelin-like protein, whose translation is MGNTSMSNWIFSVKLIAVIIASFWTILSAQPSLGENTSQSSSQMLFKRRMRRATDCTMGFISGEMTSNSLRLASYSASQLDACLNNNVLLANLTQLGQIAFSRDQLLVLKEKLDEIHTGGLPEERIRQLGFIITVYVPEEISVWNITNADTLALVLNNSPNLNTSKAIISNYLQRSGPLDAVALDAIGGPLLCTLSEENLRTILPSELKKARPLNISTCTQAKKDILFGIAKVAFQDLAGDPKAYFNQLKPYIGGAQASDLQRLAPGNINMDFQTFSSLNPVEVEKLTVQNIRDLLGNNLNSLKKNEDHEIVRRWVNSHTVDEVTSLGIGLSGGISPAGLGNFSFQELPGSASVNSYSLLLSICVTVMGITLQHLS